GATTAACAAATGTTCCAACAAAATTAATATGATTTTGAGCGTCGAATGCTAATGTATAACCTAAACCAATATCTAATGTAGTTGGTAAAGAGAAGCTTGCAGCATCTATTTTATAGAATTGTTCTCCTCTTCGTTGTCCGGAATTTGTAGCTGATGTCCAAAGACCTGAACCTTCATATTTCATGTCTGTTCCAATATTTTTCAAAATAACAGCCATATCAAAACCACTAATTCCTGCTAAATCTGCATAAGTTACACCAACGTCAAATCCTAACCCTGAAGCTGTAACTAAATCAATAGTTTCATTTACATAATTAAGATTTAACCCAACGGATACTCTGTCACTCAACATTTTGGAATAGGACAAACCTATTATTGTATATTGAGGTGAAAATGTTTGTCCGGTACCATCTGGGTTTTCAACAGTTGTTTTAAGAATATCACCAACAGATAGTGATTTTATGCTAAATGCCAAACTACCAAAATCTTCAAAGTTAACACCAACTGCACCAAATTGAACCCCAATATCTGCAATATAATTCATATTGGAAGCCATTACATCTACAGAATTTGTTGAACGTGCAATATTAGCTGGATTCCAAAATATAGCATCAACTCCAACTGAATTTGTTAAGTTTGCATTACCCATTGCTACACCACGACCACCGACAGGAATTAAAAGCTCGGTTGCACCGGCTGTTCCATTTCTATCAGATTGACCAAAAAGTGAGCTAGTAGCAATGATCGATAGAATCATAAAAATTAAATTTATTTTCTTCATTTTTTTCTCCTTTAATATTAAACACTAAAATCTGTCAAGAATTTGTGTTTCCTGGATTATTGCTACTTTTAATATTTTTGTTTTACCAAGTTCCGGCATGTCAATGTATGCTAAATACAAACCGCTTGCAACTGGTAAACTGCTTTCATTGCTAAGATCCCATCTTAAAAATTGAGAAGCATCGTCTTTATCTAATGTTCTTACCAATTGACCACCTAAGTTAAATATTCTAATTTTAGCTTTTGGTGGAAGGTGGTTAAATGTAACATATCTTTGATATTTGTTTATTTCATTTGGATTTACACCATAATACGGATTTGGAAAAACATTAACATTTTTTACATCATTCTTTGCATTTTCAGCTGAATATGTTGTAGCAGGAGCTTTAAATCTGAATGTATCTTTTCCTAATTGTAAAGGATTTGCATAAGTTATTTTTATTGCATCTCCAAGATGATAATTTGTTCCAGTAAATACCAAAACCCAAGTTGCTAATGCATTTGTTGGATCTGGTGCTGCACCCGGAATAACTTGATCAGGGTTATATGGAGAGTTTACAATTATTGCATACATTCTATCTGACATATTCCAAGCATAGAAAGGATTTTGTGTTCCGTTTCTTAGTCTGTCTCTATATGTCAAATTTACTTGATAAGGATTTGCTGGATCTGCAACATTCCATACTTCAAAAGGAATTCTAATTAAAAATGGAGCTGCTGTTCCGGGATTTGGATTTAATGGATGATTTGCTAAATCTGCTGCTGCAACCATTGTAAAACATGTAGCCATTTGTCCGCCTTCTTTAACAAAATGGATTTTTTGGCCATTTACTTCGGTGCTATCCCAAATACCAGTAAATCTTAATTCATAATCTTGCTGCAAAATGTCTAAATCAGTTGTACCTATTCCATTAAAGTTATCATATGCCCAACTCGAAATAGTTCCTCCGAAAACAGTATAATTAGAAATTGCTATTCTTGTAGCAGTAGCACCAAATGCTGTTGTTAGCGATGATTCTCCTGTATATTTACCATTGGCATCAACTGGTGCAGTAAAGCCAACACTAAAAAAGTTTATTGGTGTTACGTAACTTCCGTCTACAGCAACTTGAATTCCATCAACTAGAGGGGCAGCATTTGCGCCTTCATCAACGTTGGTATAAACGTTAACGCCAGCTAACACTCTTTGGTCTTCAATTACAGGTTGACCAGTTGTTAAGTCTTTAACATTCCAATGTTTTTCTGTTTTGAACTGATATCCAGTTTCGCCGGTTAAAGTAACGGTTCCAAGACCATCAACAATACCATTTCCTAAATTTAAGTAGGTTGAATCACCTGAGTCTAAAGCATATAATGTTGACCAGCCATCATCAAAAATTACATAATCAACACTAAATGTAGGATCAACAAAATCAATATTTACAACTAAATCTTCACCACCAACAAAAGCACCATCACCAGTTGTGTCTGGAGAACCCCAAGTTACAACTTGTCCATTAACAACACCAACAGCTTCATGGTTACTTTCAATGGTATTAGCACTATTTACTTTTATTCCATCTGGGAATTTTAATTGCACTGCGTCTGCATAATTAAAATCCGGAGCCAAAATATTAACAGTAAAATGAAGATCTAAAGTGTTATTTGGTGCATAAATAGAAGGTGCTGCAGTAATAGTTGATGGACCTTGATCACCTGGTTTACCTAAACTTGCACCAACTGAATCTGCGAAGTTAGTTTTTTTCCATTTTCCATCTTTATCTAAATAATAATGTTGTTGATCAAAATAAACTTCATAATCGTGACCAGTTAATTTCATTGGATCAACAACTTTTGCAGTTACAACTGCATTTGCTGTTCCAGTAGTTTGTGTAACTTCTAATCCATCACCATATTCAAAATCTGGCAAAGTGTAACCTGGATCAGGATTTTGAGGAATAACTTCCATAATATTTAATGGTGTTTCAAGTGTGTTAGGTACATGCAATGGATCGGGATTATAAGCGTAAGCTGTAACAGCAAAATAGTAAGTAGTACCATTTTCAAGTTGTTCACCAGTAATATAATCTTTGGTAACTTGGAAAGAATGCTGTACACCATTATCATCACCAAATTGTTGAGGAAGCATTAAAGTAACACCGGATTCAGGATCAACTTCTTGATCAAGAATTACTTTAACTTCATCTACTATATCAAATGTACCAATCCTTACAGCTTCAGCCTTTGTTGCAGATCTGCTTGGTAGTTGGTAAAGATTATAACCTTGGAAATTAAATTTTCCTCTATTTGCTATACCAATTGCTTCGTAATTTAATTCAATATCATCAACCCTTGTTTGATCTTCTCCCCAATTAACAATTACCTCATTTTCATAACCGGTAACAGTAACAATAGGACTTGGTGGAGGTGATGGTAATTCAAAGAAATTATCATAAATTGATTGTGCAATGTCATCATAAATTCTCAACAATTGAATAGCTTGCAATCTATTAACACCAGGAGTTGCACCTGCTGCTAATTCTGCAACTACTACTTCTTGAGTATCGCCGGGAGCCATAGTAAAAGGTCCTGCAACCATACCTTGTCTTCTATCATCCGGTGCTTCAAGAACACCATCTACCCAACCGGTTCCGGTTATTGGATCACCAGCTAAAGTGAATTTTGTTGCTTCTCCGGTTGTTGGATCAATAAAAGGTTCTCCTGAAGTTGTAATCAAACCTCTAAAAAGATTATGGAATTGTAATGTACCTGTAACATATTCACCAAGATCCGGATCATTATATACCGGATGACCATTAATAAAGAAATAATGAACACTCATTGGTAAATTTTTATATCCGGCTTTTCTCTTGTTTTTAAAGATTGCTTGATCTGTTGCTTCACCTGGGACAATAGGACCTTGGAAAAAGTCAAATCCAACAGCTGGTGGATTTGGGCCATAGATTCCATCATCATCTTCATCACCATTATAGCAGTACATTAAGGAACGGTCAACATCGCATGCAGAAAGATCGTCGCCTGCAAATCCATTATCAATATCCGACCACATTGATACGAACATTGAATCAAACACACTAGAACTTTTATTAATAAGAGTATATTTTCTAAACATAACATTTCCTAAAGCACCACCCAAAGAATATCCCCAGAATGTAGCCTGCATTTCAATACCCATAGGATCCGAACCATATAAGCTTTGTGCTGTTGCTCTGTCAAAATCATTAGCAACAAACCACACAGTTTGGTTAGCACCAGGAAATCCAGGAATATCAATCGATGGATCATATGAACCATCAGCATCAACATCCTCATATGGTGCCCCAAATTCTGCTGGCCATTCATTCCAATCTTTCTCATATTGTGCTCTAATATCAGCTTCAGCACCTTCGCCATCATTAATTTCACTAATCATACTACCATCTTCCCAGTCTGGTCTAACTCTGTAAATTCTAACATGATCTGCATCGGAATCTTCTCTTTCTCCATTAACAACTGCACCAGGAACTAAACCTTGGGAATATGTAGAACCACCAACTCGTAATTCTCCAGATACTTTTGCACCCCAAACTAGTCCAGATTCAAATACTGCAGCTTTATTGCTTCCCTTTGGAAAAATAAAACCTGAATTGCCGTTTGGATCAATGTCTGAGTTTCCATCATTATAAATCCAAGTTGAAATATTATTAATATTCAAACGAGTTCTAGATGGTGACCCAGCTGCTTTACTCAGAGCATTACTTTTTGAATTTAACTCTCCTTCTGCTCCAATTTCCATTGCTGTAAAAAAAGCAATTAGCAATATGAGAAGAGTATTTAATTTATTTTTATTCATAAATTTTCTCCTATAACTTTAATAATCTTTATTTTTTAATACTCTAATCTTATTCCTAATAATACTTGTCTTGCATTTGAATAATATCCTTGATAATCAATTTCTAATGCTTTATAAATATCATTAAATATCGGACCATAATCTTCAATCTTTTTTCCGCCTAATGCCGGATCAGCTAAATAACCATCATCATCAGCTGCGCCTGTTCTTTTAAATACATCTTCAACGTTTCTATTATCAAATAGATTTAAAACTCTTACATAAACATTTGCAAATAACTGATCAAATATTCTGAAAGATTTGTCTATTTTGAGATCAACATTAAATGTTGAAGGAGTTAATGATGAGTTTAAAGGTTCAAGTGGACTTCTGAATCTTGCATCAGTTTCCATATTTGCACTACCAATACCTCTGGTAAATGGATGACCGCTTGCAAATGAAGCAAGAACCGAAACACCTAATTGCTCAAGAAGAGCTGGGCCATCATCAACACCAAATCTATAATCTAGGAAAAAGTTGCCTTTAAGTGGTCTATCATAAGTTAAAGGAGCAACATAATTTGGTCTAAAGATTGTAACTCCATCTAAAGGTGCACCAACTATACCTGAGTTGCTATTAGGATTTGTACCAGTTCCAGCAGCATCTTGCAAAGATAATGAAGCAGAACCGCTTAATCTTTGATATCTTCTCATTGTAAATTGTAATTCAACACCTTTGGTTGTTGCAAAGTCTCCATTCTGCTTTATGTTGTAAGATTCATACGCGGAGTTAGCATCTGTTCTTTGTAAGTTAAAGAATACTTGCCCTTTAACATCATCATAAAAACCAGTTATATCAAATGCCAAAAAGTCAGTTAATTGTTGTCTAAAACCAAATTCATAATGCGTTTTTCTAATTGGTCTTAAGTTTTGACCTGTTGGATCAGAGAAGAAAAAGCTTTGACCTAACTGATAAGCTAATTGATGATAACCAAGATATGCTTCACTTAGTGCAGGTTGTTGAACATACTTTCCAAATCCTGCATGGAAAACTGTTCTGTCTGTAACTGGGAATGAAACACTTAACCTTGGGCTTACACCACTAAAAGCTTCTACATCTTTAAACCCAGCTAAATTGAGTTCACCACTATTCCAAGTTTCGGATACTCCGTTTTCTGGCAATTCTGGATTTACTAACTGCATATTATCCATATCAAAATAGTCATATCTTAAGCCAAGATTTAGAATAATATCATCAAATTCAATCTTATCTTGAATATAAAAACCAGCTTCTACTGGTTTGTGAGGAGCATAAAAACTACCATCAACACCGTTTACTTCACCATCTCCGTCAAATTCGTTACCATAGATATCATAACCATAATTGTTAACTCCTGCGGTATATAGTATTTTTGCTTTTTCAGCATCTATTTGTGCTTGAGTTGGATTTGAGCCATAAAGTTTTAAGAGATTATTAGCTAGTGTTCTTGCAAAACCAGATTGGCTTCCGGAAGTTGACCAAAATCTTAAAGTATGTTGTTTAAATTCACCACCGATTTTTATATTATGATGTTTTGATGGTAAATAGGTTAAATCGAATCTTCCAGTTAACCCAAGTTGATCAAATTTGTTACTGTTTGCGGAAACTGCTCCATCAGCATCAAATGTATATCCATAAACTGAAAAATCTGTAGGCTCAATATACCTTCTATCTGCTGCTGTTATACCTTGTCTTGTCCAAGTTGCCAATTCACGTGCTTTTCTTATCCAAACATTTCCTGCATTTGCATTAGCAATACTATCGCCATAAGCCCAATAGTCAGTTCCTAAATAAGGATCAGAACGTTCACTCTTACTTAGCGACAATCCACCTGTTAACTCATAAAATAAATTAGGAGTAACTACATGTTTAACTTTTAAACTAAAACTTCCATTTGACCAGTTATCTGTAGAAACTCTATCATTTAAAATGTCAAAAACTCCATCACCACCTGCATCATCCCAACCATCAGAATATGTTCCGGTAAGTCTAATAAGGATTGGATTAAAATCCATAGTAACAGAACCAGAGTGAGTATAAACTTCTCTTAATTGATTTTGACGAACACCTGCTGGATAGAAGAAATTAATTGTATCCTCACCAAAGCCATCATTTATCATTCCTAAATCAAAACCTGGATATGCTCTTTTAGCTTGGCTTCTATCAAAATTATAATTTAAGTTATAGAAAAATTTAATTTGATTTTCTAAAACTGGCCCACTTAACGAAAAACTTGTTTCATTGTAACCATACCAATAAGCACCTAATCTTTTGGATTGATTCTTAAAATTATCTTTAGAATCGAAACCAACATTATCTGTAATATATTCAACGCTAGCATGATAATCATTTGTACCAGATTTTAATTGTGATCTAATAATACCTGCATTAGATCCGCCAAATTCTGCAGTAAAACCACCTGTTTCAACTTGGAGTTCTTCAACTGCATCATTTGAAATTGTAATTTCTCTACCACCATCCTCAGGATCTGCGATATTAATTCCCTCTAAGTAGTAACCAACTTCATCAGGACGACTTCCACGAATATGTATATTACCTCCATCAACAACAACGCCAGCTTGTAAACCAATAATATTTGTAACTCCCCTAACTGGTAAATTCGAAATATCTTCACCAGATACATTTCTGATTGAACTTGTAGCGTCTTTTGTGATAAGTGGTTTTTGCGCAACAATTGTTACTGTTCCAACTGAAATTTCTTCAGCTGGTAATTGAAAATCTACTTCAGTTGTTAAATCTAAACTTACTCTCACGTTTGTAATTGTAATACTTTGGAATCCAAGATAGCTGGCTTTAACGGTATATTGACCAGCATCAAGGTTCATTATTACATAGTCCCCATTAACATCGGTTGCGGCACCAAAACTAGTTCCGATAACTACTACGTTTGCGCCAACCAATACTTCACCTGTTGATAAATCTGTTACTTTACCTTTTATTCTTCCGTCACCAGCGAATACTTGGAGAGGGATTAAGGCAAAGAGTAATAAAACGTAAATGATTTTACGACTCATATTTTTCTCCTAAATTAGTTTTTTTGTTAAGCGTTTGTACAAAAAATGTTTAACAACTATTCATCAAGACCTCCGTCTTTTTGTGTGTTACAATGATTAAATTATACAGCAATGTTGAATATTAAAAAATTCCTCAAAAATATACAAATAATATTTCCTTATTGATAATATTATTTATAATTGATTTGTAAAAAAAATATTCTAAAAACTTAATTACAATTCATAAAATTGGTAGCATTTCAGAACAATTGCAATTTATATTCTTTATCGAATTTAATATAATTGTATTGAAAATTTAAAAACGGTTTTTTTGTAAACTTAGAATAATTTTTTTAACTTTTTTAAATTTTGATAAGCATCATTGAAAGGTGAACAAATAAAGGTTATCTCAATCAATTTTAGTAAAATTTATGAAATAACCTTTTATATCTAAAGATTTTTAAGTTTATCTAAAAATACTGATTTGGGAACTGCTCCTATAATTGTATCTTTTACATTTCCGCCCGATAAGATCAGAACGGTTGGAATGCTTCTTACTCCGTATTTTATTGCGGTTTGCTGATTAACATCAACGTCAAGTTTTCCGACTTTTATTTTACCATCAAATTCTACCGCAAGTTCTTCAATTATTGGCGCTATCATTCTACAAGGTCCGCACCAAGCTGCCCAGAAATCAACTACAACAGGAATTTCAGATTTGATTGCTTCTTTCTCAAAATTATCATCAGTAAATGTAAATGGTTTCATTAAATTTTTTCTCCTTTAAAAAATTACATTATTCCTTTTTTCTTTAAAACATCTCTTGCAATAATTGTTTTTTGAATTTCATTTGTTCCTTCAAAGATTCTATTAATTCTTGAATCTCTATAAAATCTCTCAATTGGCAATTCTCTTGAGTAACCCATACCTCCATGAATTTGAACAGCTCTATCTGCAATTTTATCCAGAGATTCTGAACAATATAATTTCACCATTGCAGATTGTTTTGAAATATTTTTCCCATTATCATAATCAACAGCAGTTCTATATACAATTGATTCCATGTTATAAATCATTGTTGCCATTTCTGCTAGATAGAATTGAATTGCTTGAAAGTGGCTAATTGGTTCATCAAACTGTTCTCTTTCTTGTGCATAATGAGCTGACATTTCTAAAAGTTCTTTTGCTGCTCCTAAACATGCTGCACCTAATCCTAATCTTCCAGCGTCTAAAGTTTTCATAGCAAGTAAAAAACCTCTCCCATCAGAGCCAACTAAATTTTCTTCCGGAATTTTAACATTATCAAAAGTTATTGCATTTGTTGTACTTCCTTTAATTCCCATTTTCTTTTCAGGAGGTCCCGCATGAAATCCGGGAGAACTTGTTTCAACAATAAAAGCGCTAATTCCTTTAGGTGTTCTCGCAAAAACAGAAACTATATCAGCAATCCCGCCATTAGTTATCCATAATTTTTCACCATTTAAAGTCCAATTACCGTCAACTTTTTCAGCTTTAGTTTTTAGATTAAATGAATCTGAACCGGCTTGAGCTTCAGTTAAACAAAATGCAGCAATCTTTTCTCCGTTTGCTAATGGTGTAAGATATTTTTTCTTTTGATTTTCATTCCCGCCAAGATAAATTACATTTGCACCGATTGATTGATGAGCTCCAATTGTTGTTGCAGTTGACATACAACCTCGCGCAATTTCTTCTTGAGCAATACAATAACCAACTTCACCAAAACCGCCACCTCCATATTCTTCCGGAAATGAAATTCCTAAAATTCCTAACTCTCCAAGTTTTTTAAGTAAAGATTCTGGAATTTTTGCATCTTCATCAATTTTAGATGCGATGGGTTTTATTTCTTTATTCGTAAAATCTTTTACCATTTCACGAAGCATTTGTTGGTCTTCAGTAAAACCGAATTCGAACATAATTTTTCTCTCTATTTTATTGGTTTACAAATTGTTTCACCGGTATAGCTTACATTGTATTCTCCTCCATCAACACCAATTACGTTGCCTGAAATCCAATCTGCTTCGGGACTACATAACATTACAATTGCTTTAGCAACTTCTTCCGGTATTGTTAATTTTCCCATAGGATTTTTTTCTCTAGCAGCTTTAATCATTAATTCGTTTCCGGGAATTTTTCTTAAAGCAGGAGTATCCGTAACGCCAGCCATTATGGCA
The nucleotide sequence above comes from Ignavibacteriota bacterium. Encoded proteins:
- a CDS encoding PorV/PorQ family protein — protein: MKKINLIFMILSIIATSSLFGQSDRNGTAGATELLIPVGGRGVAMGNANLTNSVGVDAIFWNPANIARSTNSVDVMASNMNYIADIGVQFGAVGVNFEDFGSLAFSIKSLSVGDILKTTVENPDGTGQTFSPQYTIIGLSYSKMLSDRVSVGLNLNYVNETIDLVTASGLGFDVGVTYADLAGISGFDMAVILKNIGTDMKYEGSGLWTSATNSGQRRGEQFYKIDAASFSLPTTLDIGLGYTLAFDAQNHINFVGTFVNHNYYTDQYKVGAEYSYDNLLFFRGGYNHTTEFEASETLYKFTAGFGINYNMSGVGIQIDYAYLPTEFFDDTHLISLSLGIE
- a CDS encoding T9SS type A sorting domain-containing protein, with amino-acid sequence MNKNKLNTLLILLIAFFTAMEIGAEGELNSKSNALSKAAGSPSRTRLNINNISTWIYNDGNSDIDPNGNSGFIFPKGSNKAAVFESGLVWGAKVSGELRVGGSTYSQGLVPGAVVNGEREDSDADHVRIYRVRPDWEDGSMISEINDGEGAEADIRAQYEKDWNEWPAEFGAPYEDVDADGSYDPSIDIPGFPGANQTVWFVANDFDRATAQSLYGSDPMGIEMQATFWGYSLGGALGNVMFRKYTLINKSSSVFDSMFVSMWSDIDNGFAGDDLSACDVDRSLMYCYNGDEDDDGIYGPNPPAVGFDFFQGPIVPGEATDQAIFKNKRKAGYKNLPMSVHYFFINGHPVYNDPDLGEYVTGTLQFHNLFRGLITTSGEPFIDPTTGEATKFTLAGDPITGTGWVDGVLEAPDDRRQGMVAGPFTMAPGDTQEVVVAELAAGATPGVNRLQAIQLLRIYDDIAQSIYDNFFELPSPPPSPIVTVTGYENEVIVNWGEDQTRVDDIELNYEAIGIANRGKFNFQGYNLYQLPSRSATKAEAVRIGTFDIVDEVKVILDQEVDPESGVTLMLPQQFGDDNGVQHSFQVTKDYITGEQLENGTTYYFAVTAYAYNPDPLHVPNTLETPLNIMEVIPQNPDPGYTLPDFEYGDGLEVTQTTGTANAVVTAKVVDPMKLTGHDYEVYFDQQHYYLDKDGKWKKTNFADSVGASLGKPGDQGPSTITAAPSIYAPNNTLDLHFTVNILAPDFNYADAVQLKFPDGIKVNSANTIESNHEAVGVVNGQVVTWGSPDTTGDGAFVGGEDLVVNIDFVDPTFSVDYVIFDDGWSTLYALDSGDSTYLNLGNGIVDGLGTVTLTGETGYQFKTEKHWNVKDLTTGQPVIEDQRVLAGVNVYTNVDEGANAAPLVDGIQVAVDGSYVTPINFFSVGFTAPVDANGKYTGESSLTTAFGATATRIAISNYTVFGGTISSWAYDNFNGIGTTDLDILQQDYELRFTGIWDSTEVNGQKIHFVKEGGQMATCFTMVAAADLANHPLNPNPGTAAPFLIRIPFEVWNVADPANPYQVNLTYRDRLRNGTQNPFYAWNMSDRMYAIIVNSPYNPDQVIPGAAPDPTNALATWVLVFTGTNYHLGDAIKITYANPLQLGKDTFRFKAPATTYSAENAKNDVKNVNVFPNPYYGVNPNEINKYQRYVTFNHLPPKAKIRIFNLGGQLVRTLDKDDASQFLRWDLSNESSLPVASGLYLAYIDMPELGKTKILKVAIIQETQILDRF
- a CDS encoding TonB-dependent receptor; this translates as MSRKIIYVLLLFALIPLQVFAGDGRIKGKVTDLSTGEVLVGANVVVIGTSFGAATDVNGDYVIMNLDAGQYTVKASYLGFQSITITNVRVSLDLTTEVDFQLPAEEISVGTVTIVAQKPLITKDATSSIRNVSGEDISNLPVRGVTNIIGLQAGVVVDGGNIHIRGSRPDEVGYYLEGINIADPEDGGREITISNDAVEELQVETGGFTAEFGGSNAGIIRSQLKSGTNDYHASVEYITDNVGFDSKDNFKNQSKRLGAYWYGYNETSFSLSGPVLENQIKFFYNLNYNFDRSQAKRAYPGFDLGMINDGFGEDTINFFYPAGVRQNQLREVYTHSGSVTMDFNPILIRLTGTYSDGWDDAGGDGVFDILNDRVSTDNWSNGSFSLKVKHVVTPNLFYELTGGLSLSKSERSDPYLGTDYWAYGDSIANANAGNVWIRKARELATWTRQGITAADRRYIEPTDFSVYGYTFDADGAVSANSNKFDQLGLTGRFDLTYLPSKHHNIKIGGEFKQHTLRFWSTSGSQSGFARTLANNLLKLYGSNPTQAQIDAEKAKILYTAGVNNYGYDIYGNEFDGDGEVNGVDGSFYAPHKPVEAGFYIQDKIEFDDIILNLGLRYDYFDMDNMQLVNPELPENGVSETWNSGELNLAGFKDVEAFSGVSPRLSVSFPVTDRTVFHAGFGKYVQQPALSEAYLGYHQLAYQLGQSFFFSDPTGQNLRPIRKTHYEFGFRQQLTDFLAFDITGFYDDVKGQVFFNLQRTDANSAYESYNIKQNGDFATTKGVELQFTMRRYQRLSGSASLSLQDAAGTGTNPNSNSGIVGAPLDGVTIFRPNYVAPLTYDRPLKGNFFLDYRFGVDDGPALLEQLGVSVLASFASGHPFTRGIGSANMETDARFRSPLEPLNSSLTPSTFNVDLKIDKSFRIFDQLFANVYVRVLNLFDNRNVEDVFKRTGAADDDGYLADPALGGKKIEDYGPIFNDIYKALEIDYQGYYSNARQVLLGIRLEY
- the trxA gene encoding thioredoxin codes for the protein MKPFTFTDDNFEKEAIKSEIPVVVDFWAAWCGPCRMIAPIIEELAVEFDGKIKVGKLDVDVNQQTAIKYGVRSIPTVLILSGGNVKDTIIGAVPKSVFLDKLKNL
- a CDS encoding acyl-CoA dehydrogenase family protein produces the protein MFEFGFTEDQQMLREMVKDFTNKEIKPIASKIDEDAKIPESLLKKLGELGILGISFPEEYGGGGFGEVGYCIAQEEIARGCMSTATTIGAHQSIGANVIYLGGNENQKKKYLTPLANGEKIAAFCLTEAQAGSDSFNLKTKAEKVDGNWTLNGEKLWITNGGIADIVSVFARTPKGISAFIVETSSPGFHAGPPEKKMGIKGSTTNAITFDNVKIPEENLVGSDGRGFLLAMKTLDAGRLGLGAACLGAAKELLEMSAHYAQEREQFDEPISHFQAIQFYLAEMATMIYNMESIVYRTAVDYDNGKNISKQSAMVKLYCSESLDKIADRAVQIHGGMGYSRELPIERFYRDSRINRIFEGTNEIQKTIIARDVLKKKGIM